Proteins encoded by one window of Lasioglossum baleicum chromosome 4, iyLasBale1, whole genome shotgun sequence:
- the Larp7 gene encoding la related protein 7, with protein sequence MVMEEQQTDMELDSERVPVPQVQKTGENSHVETVNNMTSVSRGKPRLRKKALHAAILKQMEFYFSDANLNKDRFLSGLIKDDPYVDLNIFIRFNKIRELTTDINRINKAIQSSVILSTSEDGTKVRRVTPIVMKENTDECTVYVQNLPPDADHEMLSAIFAQYGSVEYVSVPKYKQTKKIKGFAFVEFDTPESAAKCLKAFQKKGCVLPSHSAPDKLLSITTFDDAEKDVTMQGRQTKSNENKRCLEDDVNMDESECGEADEDKTLESNEGNETLNCSLELQENKDQKKVKKRKHQTTESSEAVEAENETDNEVTTAKKKFKHSTDVQSDEIEQNNEAHSDVPVDNVSKKSSKRKKSMSISKELNNSTENEQVATEDSMIATADEQEDINEKKKKRKRKRRSKTEDISVSMGLQVMAKKEWKHLRNKYLELQRSKMKQLKQHLRKTRWNQWSNYEKNKPEKEEANEKEKTNKQDNTTTSCRFSFTPGVIVKIEMDKPCSDPKGFKMELKSNNLVKYIDVSEGSFIAFVRCDTTEGAQTFAQKSDEERHMTILEGKEERDYWDKISHDREEKLGKKIRPKQRGRTKLLKKAEKELGKHIKFDEV encoded by the exons ATGGTGATGGAAGAGCAGCAGACAGACATGGAGCTTGATTCAGAAAGGGTTCCTGTTCCTCAAGTGCAGAAGACAGGTGAAAATTCGCACGTAGAGACAGTAAACAATATGACAAGTGTTTCACGAGGAAAGCCTAGGCTTAGAAAAAAAGCACTGCATGCTGCAATACTGAAACAAATGGAATTTTACTTCAGCGATGCGAATTTAAACAAAGATCGGTTCTTAAGTGGTTTAATTAAAGATGATCCTT atGTTGATCTCAATATTTTCATCAGATTTAATAAAATACGAGAGTTAACTACtgatataaatagaataaataaagCGATACAATCATCAGTGATATTATCAACATCTGAAGATGGAACGAAAGTTCGGCGTGTAACGCCGATAGTGATGAAGGAAAATACAGATGAATGTACAGTGTATGTACAAAATTTACCACCGGATGCGGATCATGAAATGTTGAGTGCAATATTTGCCCAATATGGTTCAGTAGAATATGTTTCGGTTCCAAAATATAAACAAACCAAAAAGATAAAGGGATTTGCATTTGTGGAGTTCGATACACCAGAAAGTGCTGCCAAGTGTCTGAAG GCTTTCCAGAAGAAAGGTTGTGTTTTACCATCACACTCAGCTCCCGATAAACTCTTAAGTATTACAACCTTTGATGATGCTGAGAAAGATGTGACGATGCAGGGAAGACAAACCAAATCGAATGAAAACAAAAGATGTTTAGAGGATGATGTTAACATGGATGAATCGGAATGTGGTGAAGCCGATGAAGACAAAACTCTCGAAAGTAATGAAGGAAATGAAACACTGAATTGCAGTCTCGAGCTTCAAGAAAACAAAGATCAGAAGAAAGTGAAAAAAAGGAAACACCAAACTACAGAATCATCGGAAGCAGTTGAAGCTGAGAATGAGACAGATAATGAAGTCACAACAGCtaagaaaaaatttaaacaCTCTACTGATGTGCAGTCTGATGAAATAGAACAAAATAATGAAGCACATAGTGATGTTCCTGTGGATAATGTATCAAAGAAATCAAGCAAACGTAAGAAGAGTATGTCCATAAGTAAAGAACTGAATAATTCCACTGAAAATGAGCAAGTTGCAACCGAAGATAGTATGATTGCTACTGCAGACGAACAAGAAGATATCaatgagaaaaagaagaaaaggaaaCGTAAGAGGCGTAGTAAAACCGAGGACATTAGTGTGAGCATGGGACTGCAGGTGATGGCTAAGAAAGAATGGAAACATCTTAGAAATAAATATCTAGAATTGCAGAGAAGTAAAATGAAGCAGCTGAAGCAGCATCTCAGAAAAACAAGATGGAATCAGTGGTCTAATTACGAGAAAAATAAGCCAGAAAAGGAGGAAGCTAATGAGAAAGAGAAGACTAATAAGCAGGACAATACCACGACCTCATgccgtttttcatttacaccaGGAGTTATAGTTAAGATTGAAATGGACAAACCATGTTCAGATCCAAAAGGATTTAAG ATGGAACTAAAAAGCAATAATTTGGTGAAATACATAGACGTATCAGAGGGTTCTTTCATTGCTTTTGTTAGGTGTGATACAACTGAAGGGGCTCAAACGTTCGCACAAAAATCTGATGAAGAGCGGCATATGACTATACTCGAAG GTAAAGAAGAACGGGATTATTGGGACAAAATTTCGCACGATAGAGAAGAGAAACTGGGTAAAAAGATCCGACCTAAACAGAGGGGAAGAACTAAACTGTTGAAAAAGGCAGAGAAGGAACTCGGGAAGCACATCAAATTTGATGAGGTGTAA
- the Rpt3 gene encoding 26S proteasome regulatory subunit Rpt3 isoform X1 produces MEEMSVIVPDKDVTEMDCKPITGHYTGGGDELDIEDLYTKYKKLQRMLEFLEVQEEYIKDEQRNLKKEYLHAQEEVKRIQSVPLVIGQFLEAVDQNTGIVGSTTGSNYYVRILSTIDRELLKPSASVALHKHSNALVDVLPPEADSSISMLQADEKPDIQYSDIGGMDMQKQEIREAVELPLTHFELYKQIGIDPPRGVLMYGPPGCGKTMLAKAVARHTTAAFIRVVGSEFVQKYLGEGPRMVRDVFRLAKENSPAIIFIDEIDAIATKRFDAQTGADREVQRILLELLNQMDGFDQTTNVKVIMATNRADTLDPALLRPGRLDRKIEFPVPDRRQKRLIFSTITTKMNLSEEVDLEDYVARPDRISGADINAICQEAGMHAVRENRYIVLAKDFEKGYKNNIKKSESEHEFYK; encoded by the exons ATGGAGGAAATGAGTGTGATTGTTCCCGACAAG GACGTAACGGAGATGGATTGCAAACCCATAACTGGGCATTATACCGGTGGCGGTGACGAACTCGACATCGAAGATCTCTATACAAAGTATAAG AAATTACAAAGAATGTTGGAATTCCTCGAAGTTCAAGAAGAATACATAAAGGATGAACAGCGCAACTTGAAGAAGGAATATTTACATGCCCAAGAGGAAGTAAAGCGCATACAAAGTGTACCTTTAGTGATCGGACAGTTCTTAGAGGCTGTAGACCAAAATACTGGTATAGTGGGCTCTACCACAGGCTCAAATTATTATGTACGTATTTTGTCTACAATTGACAGAGAGTTGTTGAAGCCTTCGGCCAGCGTTGCACTTCACAAGCACAGCAATGCCTTGGTAGATGTTCTGCCACCAGAAGCTGACTCGAGTATTTCCATGCTACAAGCAG ACGAAAAGCCTGATATACAATACAGTGATATTGGAGGTATGGATATGCAGAAGCAAGAGATCAGGGAAGCAGTAGAACTACCTCTTACTCACTTCGAACTATACAAACAAATTGGAATTGACCCACCCAGAGGTGTACTCATGTATGGTCCACCAGGGTGTGGTAAGACTATGCTTGCAAAGGCTGTGGCTCGGCACACTACAG CGGCATTTATTCGCGTAGTAGGATCCGAGTTTGTACAGAAATATTTGGGCGAAGGGCCGAGAATGGTCAGAGACGTCTTCCGTTTAGCCAAGGAAAATTCACCAGCTATCATTTTCATTGATGAAATCGATGCTATAGCCACGAAAAGATTCGATGCTCAGACGGGAGCCGATCGTGAAGTACAGCGTATCCTCTTGGAGTTACTTAATCAAATGGATGGTTTCGATCAGACGACTAATGTCAAAGTTATAATGGCTACAAACAG AGCGGATACATTGGATCCTGCTTTGCTACGTCCAGGCAGATTAGACAGGAAGATTGAGTTTCCTGTGCCCGATCGTCGTCAAAAGCGTTTAATCTTCTCAACGATTACCACGAAAATGAATTTGAGCGAGGAAGTGGATCTAGAAGATTATGTCGCACGACCGGATAGAATCTCTGGCGCCGATATAAACGCGATTTGTCAGGAAGCGGGAATGCACGCGGTTCGCGAAAACCGTTATATAGTTTTAGCGAAAGATTTTGAGAAAGGTTAcaagaacaatattaaaaaaagcgAATCCGAACACGAATTCTACAAGTAA
- the Rpt3 gene encoding 26S proteasome regulatory subunit Rpt3 isoform X2, protein MLEFLEVQEEYIKDEQRNLKKEYLHAQEEVKRIQSVPLVIGQFLEAVDQNTGIVGSTTGSNYYVRILSTIDRELLKPSASVALHKHSNALVDVLPPEADSSISMLQADEKPDIQYSDIGGMDMQKQEIREAVELPLTHFELYKQIGIDPPRGVLMYGPPGCGKTMLAKAVARHTTAAFIRVVGSEFVQKYLGEGPRMVRDVFRLAKENSPAIIFIDEIDAIATKRFDAQTGADREVQRILLELLNQMDGFDQTTNVKVIMATNRADTLDPALLRPGRLDRKIEFPVPDRRQKRLIFSTITTKMNLSEEVDLEDYVARPDRISGADINAICQEAGMHAVRENRYIVLAKDFEKGYKNNIKKSESEHEFYK, encoded by the exons ATGTTGGAATTCCTCGAAGTTCAAGAAGAATACATAAAGGATGAACAGCGCAACTTGAAGAAGGAATATTTACATGCCCAAGAGGAAGTAAAGCGCATACAAAGTGTACCTTTAGTGATCGGACAGTTCTTAGAGGCTGTAGACCAAAATACTGGTATAGTGGGCTCTACCACAGGCTCAAATTATTATGTACGTATTTTGTCTACAATTGACAGAGAGTTGTTGAAGCCTTCGGCCAGCGTTGCACTTCACAAGCACAGCAATGCCTTGGTAGATGTTCTGCCACCAGAAGCTGACTCGAGTATTTCCATGCTACAAGCAG ACGAAAAGCCTGATATACAATACAGTGATATTGGAGGTATGGATATGCAGAAGCAAGAGATCAGGGAAGCAGTAGAACTACCTCTTACTCACTTCGAACTATACAAACAAATTGGAATTGACCCACCCAGAGGTGTACTCATGTATGGTCCACCAGGGTGTGGTAAGACTATGCTTGCAAAGGCTGTGGCTCGGCACACTACAG CGGCATTTATTCGCGTAGTAGGATCCGAGTTTGTACAGAAATATTTGGGCGAAGGGCCGAGAATGGTCAGAGACGTCTTCCGTTTAGCCAAGGAAAATTCACCAGCTATCATTTTCATTGATGAAATCGATGCTATAGCCACGAAAAGATTCGATGCTCAGACGGGAGCCGATCGTGAAGTACAGCGTATCCTCTTGGAGTTACTTAATCAAATGGATGGTTTCGATCAGACGACTAATGTCAAAGTTATAATGGCTACAAACAG AGCGGATACATTGGATCCTGCTTTGCTACGTCCAGGCAGATTAGACAGGAAGATTGAGTTTCCTGTGCCCGATCGTCGTCAAAAGCGTTTAATCTTCTCAACGATTACCACGAAAATGAATTTGAGCGAGGAAGTGGATCTAGAAGATTATGTCGCACGACCGGATAGAATCTCTGGCGCCGATATAAACGCGATTTGTCAGGAAGCGGGAATGCACGCGGTTCGCGAAAACCGTTATATAGTTTTAGCGAAAGATTTTGAGAAAGGTTAcaagaacaatattaaaaaaagcgAATCCGAACACGAATTCTACAAGTAA
- the LOC143207923 gene encoding alpha- and gamma-adaptin-binding protein p34: MSWSKERLLIVSTAKGKGVARDIATKIGGNKVCNQGELDYYLWRIDNKYYDTVVLVGATESPTPQLNVDGIQALVVYHDPQAEDADENFKQWLPLINSLAEAGVLLFICNFITDDRVRNKVTKWCLKKKFELIELNTPDVDTAEADLDHNKHGIERIIEALHAHMWPSMTLKAKPSSTQESNFDMDKVNVELENIKLPQDSTERLPMENMLDGIMGEENADFGELFSQLMAMKEHAASLPTSQRRIAAEQLVTAFWKAMGGDPSETELD; encoded by the exons ATGAGTTGGAGTAAAGAACGATTACTAATTGTGAGTACGGCGAAGGGAAAAGGTGTTGCTCGTGATATAGCTACGA AAATAGGTGGCAACAAAGTGTGTAATCAAGGGGAACTAGATTACTATTTGTGGCGTATTGACAACAAATATTACGATACAGTAGTGTTAGTCGGTGCAACAGAAAGTCCAACTCCACAACTTAATGTCGACGGCATACAAGCCCTAGTTGTCTACCACGATCCACAGGCA GAAGATGCAGACGAGAATTTCAAACAATGGTTGCCTTTAATCAATTCTTTAGCAGAGGCAGGAGTACTGctatttatttgcaattttataACAGACGATCGTGTAAGAAACAAAG TGACAAAATGGTGCCtaaagaaaaagtttgaattgATCGAATTAAACACACCAGATGTAGATACCGCAGAAGCTGATCTAGATCACAATAAACATggcatcgagagaataattgAAGCTTTACATGCTCATATGTGGCCTAGCATGACACTCAAAG CTAAACCATCCAGCACTCAAGAATCAAACTTCGACATGGACAAAGTAAACGTAGAGCTTGAGAATATTAAACTGCCACAAGATTCCACAGAAAGATTACCAATGGAGAACATGTTAG ATGGAATTATGGGAGAAGAAAACGCAGATTTCGGTGAATTGTTTAGTCAATTGATGGCTATGAAAGAGCATGCAGCATCACTGCCAACAAGTCAGAGGCGAATAGCAGCAGAACAGTTAGTCACTGCTTTTTGGAAAGCAATGGGCGGCGATCCTTCGGAAACGGAATTAGATTAA